The DNA window attgctCAATCAAAACCCAAAATCGAACTtcacctagatattattataataaatctgtataccaattTCATTTCAGTACATgcaacctctgcgaagaaaTGAACAGAATTAAACTGTTAGTGGATCGGACCAACCGACTGACCGTCAGacggacagcagcaaagcagTATGCCCTTCCTTCTTCGAAGGAGGCATAATGATATGATAATGTACAATAATATTATATACCAAAGTCTCATAAAAACCACTAAAAAACATACAATATGTGCAAATATTTTCACATAGcaagctcccaggtcgtccatccgaattttttttcagagctACGGACCTGCTGCAGCTACTATTCACCTATTTATCTTGTTGATTCAAATGAAATTGGATGCTGACATTGTTAATCATGATGATCATGTGGATTGTTGATTGAAAGCATGCACCATGATGTATATAGTATATTATACTGTGGTTGTACAGAAGCTATATTTATATACCTTCGCCATCTTCTCTTTTACACCCCTTTATTGAGGTGTTGAAATACCGATCTACTTCAGCTTCCCCATTGTACTTGATCTCACATGGAAAGAAATGCACCGATGAGTCTTTCTTTGCAGATTCTACAGTAATTTTCTCCAAATTCATCTTCCCGCGgtatttagtttgtttttctgaTGACGGTTCGTTCGATGCGTCATTTCTAGACGTCGTCTAACGATTTTTCTATAATGAATCAGTGTACATTTTTCTCATGCAATAGCTCTTTACTTTCTTCTGTTAGTTTCTTTTTATCTGTTACGAATTATTACAGTacataaagaattaaaaaatctttcattCTGGTTACATTAATGTACGTCCCTGATGAACAATAATACCGGTGTATTAGCAAGTATGAAACTAAATGCACCTTACACATTTAACACCTTTTCGATGAATGTTATGATGTCGTACTGTAGTATCTTGATTCTTTGAGGTGTAGAATGAAACAACGATTTGAAAGGAAGGGAATTAAAATACCCGTATTTGCCAAGAACGGAGCGCTTTTATTTCTTGGTTTTTGTGCGTGGCACTATCTTGGAGTGACATATTACAACGCAGTGAGTGCTAAGGGTCAGGCTGAACTACGGCGAGAGGGTGTCCCTGAGAGCGAAATTGACAAACGTAAGTACTGAAAGAATTTTCATCTTGAATCTTtaaattatattacaaaatcaaagtaTAAATAATGGGTAAGATATCAGAGGAAATTCGAGATGTTCCGTAAATCAAAGCACTGAAAGTACTTGAAGATCACCAAACACATTTCAGCTTCAAACTTAATAAGTTACCTGATCAATCGATTACCACTGTAGGTGTGATCTtttgaatatgaatataaatatgaaaattttattgtcATCAACATCAATGTCCATTGAGTAATATAATGGATGGGGGAAATAATGATGGGCCAGATTCCAACCTGGGTCCCCTGGATCTCTAGTCTGGATCTATCTGCCATTTGAGTTAATTTGTTTGGCAAAGGTACTTGTGTGAAATCATAGTTGGAAACCTATGGTCTGTTTCGCTTCTTTTACCTCTGAAGAAAATACGACCAACCACAAGTTTTGACAAATCCTCATCTAAATTGCGAACAACTTGTTAAAGTCTGTGTATAAATAACAATTGAAAATCATATGCAAAATACCAGCAGTGCAACTTTTAACGGTGTTGTGCTATAAATGTTTCTATCATCAGTGGCAAATTTAAGGGGCAGTGGGTGTACCTTGAAAGCTAGGGCTGCGCAATAATACCGGTATTCCGGTGTATTGCAGTacgatgacaaaaaatatcgtATTGCAATACATTTTTTCAATACCGGAAAACCAGGTTAATTGATCAGGCTCTGAATTTCGTTACGGACTCGGGATTCCAAAATTctgatttaaattaaaatggctGATGCAATCGTTCCAAACATGAAAAGAAAGTCGGAGGTTTTGATATTGTGACTGCTCAAAGAGCCTCTCTAAAGCAAAAGAATGTTGACCTGTTGATTTTCTTCGTAAAGAATTTGAAGTAGGTCCTTTTGCAATTGGAATTTTGTCTCCCTGAAGGTTGACACAATCAGTCCAAATAATCATATCCTATAGTAACtgtaaattcattaattattgcatgttttattttctttttccacCAGACCAATGGACTGCCTAAAATGCATTGTTCAAAATGTACCTAGTAATTAACTGACTACTGTACTTGGGTCTAGTTTTGCTAGAGGATAAACCATgttatgtttcaattttttttttattcaaacagtTTATGAATTAACAGTGTTtgattctttattttaaataggCTTAGAGtgcaaaaaaattatgtatataaatctttatatatatattaatctaTCAGTctatcaacatttaaaaaaatcaaattttgattaaaaaaaaatattgcaatacaTAATGCAGTACATTTGAAAATATAGCAATAtattgcaatacaaaatcccccccccccaccccaaatACCCAGCCCTATTGAAAGCTTCCCCTCAAATTtatatccaaaaaaaataattttagttCCTTAAATTGTATCAGGGGGGgaatgattgattgattgttcCGCCCCATGGGCCCCATGGGtctatatacatatgtattactGCCTTTGAGGATGAGTGGTCTACTCCAAGTAGAGTGGACTAAAATCCCTCTAAAACCTGCAAGATGTCACAGCTATTAGTGCATATCCTTggattatttaattttgtacattaattttatctttcaGTGAGTGGATACAGAAAAGTTATGTACTCTAATTCAAGTGGTGGAGAGGTGAAGAAAATTCACTTTAGGACAGTGTTTGGAGGTGAAGTAATGgacaaaacacaacaaaataagGTACATTTCTTGTTATTAAAATAGATTTAAATTCTAGAACCACAaggcaaaattttaacaaacttcTCATAGAGCAATCTTATGTGAAGGgctttcaaatttcaaataaaatgtagggtattttaaaaatacttttggACAAGAACGAAATtgcatttaataataaaaaattatttaatatacagGTACCATCACATTTATATACTGGTAGTTTAAACGATAATTGCAAATATATCTccaaaacaaattcaaaaatcttGCACATGAAGGATGATTATTGTggaatcaaattcattttttttttgggggggggggggggacaatattcttattcatttaaaaaaaaaaatatggttcaaaGGGATGCAATTATAGGAGGAATATCTATTTGTATTTACAAATGCTTATATCAGTCATTGGaattgatatgaatttttgaatacatgtatttggtacAGAAGAAATCCACGAACAGTAAGCTACCAAGACTCTATACAGTCTTACTATTTTATCAAGTTATCATATTTAAAactatttgaatttctatattTTTCGTCTCTTTTCAGGGTGAGGAATTGTAGCTCATCATGTTCTTCTTTGAAAT is part of the Crassostrea angulata isolate pt1a10 chromosome 3, ASM2561291v2, whole genome shotgun sequence genome and encodes:
- the LOC128175032 gene encoding uncharacterized protein LOC128175032, encoding MKQRFERKGIKIPVFAKNGALLFLGFCAWHYLGVTYYNAVSAKGQAELRREGVPESEIDKLSGYRKVMYSNSSGGEVKKIHFRTVFGGEVMDKTQQNKGEEL